TCTTCTGTTTTACTTGGATTGATTATAAATAATATTTATTTTTGGATCGATTTAAATGATAAGAGAAATAGAAATGTCAAAATTGGTTTGTCCGTTAGCAAATGTTGAGGAAGTTTTTTCAACCACAGCAGGTACAGTTTATCAATGTAGCCGCAAAAATTGTTTCTGGTTGGAGTATAATAATGAAACAACCTCTTTCTCGGTATCGGATTTTTTGAAGTTTAAGAAACGTATCGATGCGATTGATGTTGAGCACATGCTTCACGACACAACACGTTCATCGGATTTTGAAATCATTATGCCTTTCCGTACGGAAAGATGTTTCATCTTAGCTGTAGAGGATGTCCTTCAATTGCGCGAATTGTTAGATGGCGCTAAATTTATGATGGAATTGAATAGCGTCGTCAGAACTTGTTTGCAGGTTTCGCCATTTGCAGTTTTTGCATAAGGCTATACATATAAAAGAACTGAAAAAAGCGGTGTACGTCTGTGATGTACACCGCTTTTTGTTTGGAAAGACCTTATTTAATTTTAATTTAAATAAGTGTCAATGAGATCGTCCGCTGGTTTTATTGACATTCAATGATTTTTAGGCCTTTAAGCCACTTATTGTTTTAATTTATCGCTTATTGAAAGTATCAATATTACGTATTTGTAATTGTATTGATTCTAAACAAGTTGCGGTTTGCATGTCTAATTTAGACTGAATTTGTATTGCATATTCTTGATACAGATTTTGAAGATCTACTGTATCTTTGTAATGTAATCAGGTGATGATGTGTTTCACCTGTTGATGTTTTAGAAATTAAACTTAAGGTAAATATGAAAGATTTATTGAAATTAAAATCTTCTTTGAAAGAAGAGATCGAAAATATATTGAATGCACAGATTAAAGTTGAAGCTCATTCTTCAGCCTTATATTTGGCAATGTCTTCATGGTGTGATGATCAAGGTTTGGAAAATGCTTCAGAATTTTTTGCGAAACAATCCAACGAAGAGCGCGAGCACATGTTGAAGCTTTTCAATTATATCAACAACCGCGGTGGTCGTGCAATTTCTCCGGAAGTTACAGGTATCCCGCAAGATTTTGAATCGTTCCGTGGCGTTTTTGAACAAACATTGGAACAAGAGATGTTTGTTACTGAACAGTTCAACAACATCGCTGATAAATGTGCTAAAGCGAAGGATTATGTTACTTTTAATTTTGTACAATGGTTCTTGGAAGAGCAAGTAGAAGAGGAGTTTGTTGCAAGACGTATCCTTGAGTTGTTCGATGTAATTGGTGAAGATGGTACTGGCCGTTGGGAAATTGACAAACACCTCGTTAAGGTTAGCTTTGCGGGTGAATAGAAAATTGTAAAAAATAGTGTGAAAAACGAGCTGTTGGTGAGACAGCTCGTTTTTTTATATACAAAATCACAACTTTTTACGTTAATAGCTTAAGAATTCTTATATTGAATTGTATTATTGCAAAGTCTATTTGATGGAACTAAGGGGCGGGAATATTATCCGGTTAGTACTTTTTTTAGCTATAACGAACTTGTTTTTTTTACCCAAAAGCGCTTTAGGGCAGGTGTCAAAAAAAGAAGTTTATGGAATTGTTGTAGATACTGCAGGAAGGCCCTTAAATGGTGTCAGTGTTCATCTGACGAGTTCTCGCGATACCTTGTTCTCATCCACTTCCGCAACAGGTTATTTTCATTTTAGTCGTGTACTCGGTAATGATATTCGTATTAGCTGTAGCCAGCTGGGCTTAAGTATATTGGAGCGTAGTTATCCCTTGTACAATAGCACGACAGCTAAATTGGATGTTGGAAAATTGACCATGTTTCCCC
The DNA window shown above is from Sphingobacterium thalpophilum and carries:
- a CDS encoding DUF6686 family protein, which codes for MSKLVCPLANVEEVFSTTAGTVYQCSRKNCFWLEYNNETTSFSVSDFLKFKKRIDAIDVEHMLHDTTRSSDFEIIMPFRTERCFILAVEDVLQLRELLDGAKFMMELNSVVRTCLQVSPFAVFA
- a CDS encoding ferritin encodes the protein MKDLLKLKSSLKEEIENILNAQIKVEAHSSALYLAMSSWCDDQGLENASEFFAKQSNEEREHMLKLFNYINNRGGRAISPEVTGIPQDFESFRGVFEQTLEQEMFVTEQFNNIADKCAKAKDYVTFNFVQWFLEEQVEEEFVARRILELFDVIGEDGTGRWEIDKHLVKVSFAGE